The following proteins come from a genomic window of Brevibacillus antibioticus:
- a CDS encoding ABC transporter ATP-binding protein yields MERNILEIKNLTTCFFTDDGTVKATDRVSINVGKGQTVCLVGESGSGKSVTSLAVMRLIDYAGGFIQSGNVMFHGQDLAAKDLDEMMHIRGNKIAMIFQDPMSALNPVFTVGDQIAESLMLHQNMDQIDAFRKAIEMLRLVGIPAPEVRVKQYPHEMSGGMCQRVVIAMALACNPEMLIADEPTTALDVTVQAQILDLLRRLQQELGMSILLITHDMGVAAEMADRIAVMYAGTIVEEGTVERIFDEPRHPYTIGLLQSIPGFEGERGKELYTIQGTIPSITQLPTGCRFHPRCPHAIDKCRKEEPILREIVTGQQVACWLNEDVSNPFRINQRANSVAGSKAEVNRK; encoded by the coding sequence GTGGAACGCAACATCCTCGAAATAAAAAATTTGACCACTTGCTTCTTTACGGATGACGGCACGGTCAAGGCCACAGATCGAGTGAGCATCAACGTTGGCAAAGGACAGACGGTGTGCTTGGTAGGGGAATCCGGCAGCGGGAAGAGTGTGACGTCACTTGCGGTCATGCGACTGATTGATTATGCGGGCGGATTTATTCAGAGTGGGAACGTCATGTTTCACGGTCAGGATCTGGCGGCAAAAGACTTGGATGAAATGATGCACATTCGCGGAAACAAAATCGCGATGATCTTCCAAGACCCAATGTCGGCTCTCAATCCGGTGTTTACGGTAGGCGATCAAATTGCGGAGAGCTTGATGCTGCATCAAAATATGGACCAGATAGATGCGTTTAGAAAAGCGATCGAGATGCTTCGTCTGGTGGGGATCCCGGCGCCGGAAGTACGAGTGAAGCAGTACCCGCACGAAATGTCTGGAGGGATGTGCCAACGCGTTGTCATCGCGATGGCCTTGGCCTGCAACCCAGAAATGCTGATAGCAGACGAGCCAACTACTGCTCTTGATGTAACGGTTCAGGCACAAATTTTGGATTTGCTCAGACGGCTGCAACAGGAATTGGGCATGTCGATTTTGCTGATCACCCATGACATGGGAGTAGCAGCAGAGATGGCGGATCGTATCGCGGTGATGTATGCAGGAACGATTGTGGAGGAAGGAACGGTCGAACGGATATTTGACGAGCCTAGGCATCCTTACACGATTGGCTTGCTGCAGTCCATTCCCGGATTTGAAGGGGAGCGCGGCAAAGAATTGTACACCATCCAAGGCACCATCCCGAGCATTACCCAATTGCCGACGGGCTGCCGTTTTCACCCGCGTTGTCCGCATGCGATTGACAAATGCCGAAAAGAGGAACCTATTTTGCGCGAGATTGTCACGGGACAACAAGTGGCTTGCTGGTTGAATGAAGATGTCAGCAATCCATTCAGAATAAATCAGCGTGCCAATTCAGTCGCTGGAAGCAAAGCAGAGGTGAACCGCAAATGA
- a CDS encoding ABC transporter ATP-binding protein yields the protein MNQEYLIEANHIKKYFPIKAGLLSRVIGHVKAVDDVSFGIRAGETFGLVGESGCGKSTLGRVVLNLQRATSGEVLFDGTNIHQVNRQENLKLRRDMQIIFQDPFGSLNPRFLVSDIIGEPLRVHLRASAKEIDERVVELMSLVGLDPSRRNRYPHEFSGGQRQRIGIARSIALSPRFIVADEAVSALDVSVQSQVLNLMMKLQKEMGLTYLFIAHGLNVVRHISDRVGVMYLGKMVEIARTDDLFAQPLHPYTAALLSAIPKPTPHRRQERIVLQGDVPSPANPPSGCRFHPRCPMAQERCSKEIPELIEVGQDRQVACHFPLA from the coding sequence ATGAACCAGGAATATTTGATCGAAGCCAACCATATCAAAAAGTATTTTCCGATTAAGGCCGGCTTGTTGAGCCGTGTCATCGGTCATGTAAAAGCCGTAGATGACGTATCTTTCGGAATTCGCGCAGGGGAGACATTTGGACTCGTAGGAGAATCCGGCTGCGGGAAGTCGACGCTGGGGCGTGTTGTGCTGAATTTGCAAAGGGCGACGAGCGGAGAAGTGCTGTTTGACGGAACCAATATCCATCAGGTGAACAGGCAAGAGAATTTGAAGCTGAGACGAGATATGCAAATTATTTTTCAAGACCCGTTTGGTTCGTTGAATCCACGATTTTTGGTTAGCGATATTATTGGAGAGCCGTTGCGGGTTCATCTGCGTGCGTCTGCAAAGGAAATAGATGAGCGGGTAGTCGAGCTGATGAGTCTGGTGGGACTCGATCCTTCGAGACGAAATCGGTATCCGCATGAGTTTTCCGGCGGACAGCGGCAACGGATCGGTATTGCGCGGTCGATTGCACTCTCACCACGGTTTATTGTGGCGGATGAGGCTGTTTCTGCGCTGGATGTGTCCGTACAGTCACAGGTTTTGAACCTGATGATGAAATTACAAAAAGAGATGGGGCTGACCTATCTATTTATCGCGCATGGTCTGAATGTGGTACGCCATATTTCTGATCGGGTAGGCGTGATGTACTTGGGGAAAATGGTGGAGATTGCACGAACGGATGACTTGTTTGCACAGCCACTGCATCCGTATACGGCGGCATTGTTGTCGGCGATTCCAAAGCCTACTCCGCATCGGCGACAAGAGAGGATTGTCCTGCAAGGGGATGTACCATCTCCGGCCAATCCTCCGTCAGGTTGTCGTTTTCATCCTCGTTGTCCAATGGCACAGGAGAGATGCAGCAAGGAGATTCCCGAGCTCATAGAGGTTGGGCAGGATCGGCAGGTCGCGTGTCATTTCCCTTTAGCATAG
- a CDS encoding DUF5050 domain-containing protein has translation MVQHKGKWMITIAMAVCLIVVLGFGNQQTMATAPTKKPVINVFGSDPVNINSYRSFVAVQGEWIFYNNDGLYKIKQDGSSLQKLSSDWAHNLNVVGDWIYYTRNKPVKEFYQLEMSPYEIGYTYEDVMELMKIKTDGSSKTVIKSSSPAEDDPDNVLRLYVVGDIIYYADNKSHLYRMDTNGKNQKKLLDRFEEVYFYQDWIFYTTENRQLYKMKRNGTQKKLVSKDKELTLVGLSGDFIYYTKWVDHGVVDVYKIGLQDGKTALVKKGLPPAENPIIIAGKNLYYISEINGEEMVGRMNMTDGKTTPLSPLGLQLNIGGDFIFFYDYQTSDHDKKELFKVKIGENKVEKVTPKAK, from the coding sequence ATGGTGCAACATAAAGGGAAATGGATGATCACCATTGCGATGGCAGTATGTCTGATTGTGGTTCTTGGCTTTGGCAATCAACAAACAATGGCGACTGCGCCAACTAAAAAACCAGTGATAAACGTTTTTGGCAGCGATCCTGTGAATATCAATTCATACCGAAGCTTTGTCGCCGTTCAAGGAGAGTGGATTTTTTATAACAACGATGGTTTATACAAAATCAAACAGGATGGAAGCTCTCTTCAAAAGTTGAGCAGTGATTGGGCCCATAATCTGAATGTGGTAGGTGACTGGATTTACTATACGCGGAATAAGCCCGTGAAAGAATTCTATCAGCTTGAGATGTCCCCTTATGAGATTGGCTATACGTATGAAGATGTGATGGAGCTCATGAAAATCAAGACAGATGGCAGTTCGAAAACAGTTATCAAGAGCAGTAGTCCTGCGGAAGATGACCCCGATAACGTACTTAGATTGTATGTAGTGGGAGATATCATTTATTACGCGGATAATAAAAGTCATTTGTACAGAATGGACACGAACGGCAAAAATCAAAAGAAGCTACTTGATCGGTTTGAGGAAGTTTATTTCTATCAAGATTGGATTTTTTACACCACTGAGAATCGTCAACTATACAAAATGAAGCGGAATGGAACGCAGAAAAAGCTCGTAAGCAAAGACAAAGAACTGACCCTTGTGGGTCTGTCTGGCGATTTCATTTACTATACAAAATGGGTAGACCATGGGGTCGTCGATGTTTATAAAATAGGATTGCAGGATGGGAAGACTGCTCTAGTCAAGAAAGGGTTGCCACCAGCAGAGAATCCGATCATTATAGCTGGGAAGAATCTATACTACATCTCAGAAATAAACGGCGAAGAAATGGTAGGCCGAATGAATATGACGGACGGCAAGACAACCCCACTGTCTCCATTGGGTTTACAGCTAAACATCGGGGGAGATTTCATCTTTTTTTACGACTATCAAACTTCCGATCATGATAAAAAAGAACTATTCAAAGTAAAGATAGGCGAAAACAAAGTGGAAAAGGTAACCCCAAAGGCGAAGTAA
- a CDS encoding IS1182 family transposase (programmed frameshift), protein MHYEFVCLDELVPEDHLLRVIQKHIDFSFIREKVRQYYCEDNGRPSIDPIVLFKMIFIGYLYGIRSERQLEKEIQTNIAYRWFLGLSLTDRVPDHTTISWNRRTRFKNTNVFQEIFDEIVRLAIQHRMVAGRVLISDSTHLKANANKRKFKKHVIEKSSRAYLKDLEVAINEDREVHGKKGLKPREGVKEEKEIKVSTTDPESGYMVRDSKPEGFFYLDHRTVDHKYNIITDVHVTAGNVHDSVPYIDRLNLQIEKFGFKDTIEAIALDAGYLTTPICKALHDINVFAVIGHRAFTPVKGLFAKWRFKYDLECDVYTCPQKHTLTYSTTDRNGYRMYKSNKEICKTCPRLSECTRSKNHQKVISRHVWEESKEWVRQNRLSKSGKYLYRLRYQTIERSFADAKELHGLRYCRLRGRENVQEQVLMTATVQNIKRIALHLAKAS, encoded by the exons ATGCATTACGAATTTGTGTGCCTTGATGAATTGGTCCCAGAGGACCATTTATTAAGGGTCATCCAGAAACATATAGATTTCTCCTTCATCCGAGAAAAAGTACGTCAATATTATTGCGAGGATAACGGTAGACCTTCGATTGATCCTATTGTTTTATTTAAAATGATTTTCATTGGATACCTTTACGGTATCCGCTCAGAGAGGCAGCTCGAAAAAGAAATCCAGACTAACATCGCCTATCGTTGGTTTCTTGGCCTTTCTTTAACAGATCGAGTTCCAGATCACACAACAATCAGTTGGAATCGTCGAACCCGTTTTAAAAATACAAATGTTTTTCAGGAGATTTTTGATGAAATTGTGCGCTTGGCGATTCAGCATCGAATGGTCGCTGGACGTGTATTGATAAGTGATTCCACGCATCTTAAAGCAAATGCGAATAAACGAAAATTTAAGAAGCATGTCATCGAGAAATCGAGTCGTGCCTATCTCAAAGATTTAGAGGTAGCAATTAATGAAGACCGTGAGGTACATGGAAAAAAGG GATTGAAGCCTAGAGAGGGTGTGAAGGAAGAAAAGGAAATCAAGGTGAGTACCACTGATCCGGAAAGTGGCTACATGGTTCGAGACAGCAAGCCCGAAGGCTTTTTCTATCTCGATCACCGGACTGTCGATCATAAGTACAATATTATTACCGATGTCCATGTCACTGCTGGCAATGTCCATGATTCCGTTCCTTACATAGATAGGCTGAATCTCCAAATCGAGAAGTTTGGGTTTAAGGATACAATTGAAGCTATTGCATTAGATGCTGGTTATTTAACTACTCCAATCTGCAAGGCACTTCACGATATAAATGTATTTGCTGTCATCGGTCATCGTGCCTTTACACCTGTTAAAGGTCTTTTTGCTAAATGGCGCTTTAAATATGATCTGGAGTGCGATGTGTACACATGTCCTCAAAAACATACGCTTACTTATTCGACTACCGATCGAAACGGATACAGGATGTATAAGTCCAATAAAGAAATATGTAAAACTTGTCCAAGGCTTTCTGAGTGTACCCGATCTAAAAATCACCAAAAGGTGATAAGTAGGCACGTTTGGGAAGAGAGTAAGGAATGGGTTCGACAGAACCGTTTAAGTAAATCGGGGAAATATTTATATAGATTAAGATACCAAACCATAGAGCGAAGCTTTGCAGATGCTAAAGAACTGCATGGGCTTCGCTATTGTAGGTTACGCGGACGTGAAAATGTCCAAGAGCAGGTATTGATGACAGCAACAGTACAAAACATTAAAAGGATAGCACTACACCTAGCGAAAGCAAGTTAG
- a CDS encoding MFS transporter, producing the protein MSLKPEDLQSYINSPDKQQRLYKRTLWIVVISQIFGGAGLAAGVTVGALLAQDMLGSESLAGIPSALLTLGSAVAALLVGRLSQRFGRRLGLASGFLAGGIGAIGVVIAAVANSIVLLFASLILYGAGTATNLQARYAGTDLAKPKQRATAVSIAMVSTTFGAVAGPNLVEVMGRFATSIGVPALAGPFILGAAAFILAGLVFWVLLRPDPFIVSKAIAEAIQVDQSSPSYLNENQLASNNRGIIVGATVMILTQIVMVAIMTMTPVHMKHHGHGLSEVGIVIGFHIGAMYLPSLLTGVLVDKIGRSTMAYASGVILLAASMTAAFAPTDSMPLLITALVLLGLGWNFGLISGTALIVDATQPATRAKTQGTVDVLIALAGASGGALSGMVVANASYATLSLAGGALSLLLVPVLIWSHRKSKHSVEISQN; encoded by the coding sequence ATGTCACTCAAACCTGAAGATTTACAAAGCTACATCAACTCCCCAGATAAACAGCAAAGACTATACAAACGAACGCTCTGGATTGTCGTCATCTCACAAATTTTCGGCGGTGCAGGACTTGCGGCAGGCGTAACCGTAGGGGCTCTCCTCGCTCAGGATATGCTCGGCTCGGAAAGTCTCGCGGGTATCCCTTCCGCATTGCTAACTCTTGGCTCTGCTGTCGCTGCATTGCTGGTAGGGCGACTCTCTCAACGCTTTGGACGCCGTTTGGGGCTCGCTAGCGGATTCTTAGCCGGAGGGATTGGCGCGATTGGGGTGGTTATCGCAGCTGTCGCAAACAGTATTGTCCTTCTGTTCGCTTCCTTAATTTTGTATGGAGCTGGCACCGCTACTAACCTGCAAGCCCGCTATGCAGGCACAGACTTGGCAAAGCCTAAACAGCGCGCGACTGCCGTGAGTATTGCCATGGTCTCCACTACATTCGGGGCCGTTGCAGGACCAAACCTGGTGGAAGTCATGGGACGATTCGCTACATCCATCGGTGTCCCCGCACTGGCTGGTCCTTTCATTTTGGGTGCCGCAGCCTTCATCCTCGCAGGTCTCGTATTTTGGGTACTGCTTCGACCGGACCCGTTCATCGTTTCGAAAGCAATCGCCGAAGCAATCCAAGTGGATCAGAGCTCGCCGTCCTATCTGAATGAGAATCAGCTCGCAAGCAACAACCGGGGAATCATCGTGGGAGCCACCGTCATGATTTTGACGCAGATCGTCATGGTCGCCATTATGACGATGACACCTGTACATATGAAGCACCATGGACATGGTCTCTCTGAAGTAGGCATCGTCATCGGTTTTCATATCGGTGCGATGTACCTCCCCTCGCTCTTGACGGGTGTACTCGTTGACAAGATCGGTCGTTCCACAATGGCTTATGCTTCAGGTGTCATCCTGCTTGCAGCTAGCATGACTGCTGCTTTTGCACCAACCGATTCGATGCCGCTACTCATCACCGCTCTTGTGCTACTCGGACTCGGCTGGAATTTTGGATTAATTAGCGGCACAGCGCTCATCGTGGATGCAACGCAGCCCGCCACTCGTGCGAAAACGCAGGGAACCGTTGATGTCTTGATTGCCTTGGCTGGTGCATCCGGTGGAGCCCTGTCTGGTATGGTCGTCGCCAATGCCAGCTACGCAACACTTTCCCTTGCCGGAGGCGCTTTATCGCTGTTGCTGGTCCCTGTCCTGATCTGGTCCCACAGAAAAAGCAAACACAGTGTAGAGATCTCCCAAAACTAA
- the hisC gene encoding histidinol-phosphate transaminase, producing the protein MKQLPTTQSRKTLEKIQSYQPGMPIWEMKKRYGLSHIIKLASNENPLGPSPKIIRAILGALPELHRYPDTHTTTLKEHLADQLEVTPEHLLVTNGGDELIKLISETYLETEDEIVVPSPTFGEYEFGAHLMGAVIKTVPLEADYAFHVSAILAAITNRTKLVYLCSPNNPTGTYLSRQDLTALLNQLPDGVLVVLDAAYSHYATADDYTTGIEFVRQGYPVLVLQTFSKIYALAGIRVGFGVAHPSVIQKILKVKEPFNVNSLAQTAAITALGDVEHFEKALTENTKGRKQLYDAFDEMNIPYTVSMSNFILAKFGPNAGKIYQELLERGIILRYGDTWGLPEHIRISVGTLEENQILIQNIRELLIIVGK; encoded by the coding sequence ATGAAACAACTGCCCACTACACAATCGCGAAAAACACTAGAAAAGATACAATCCTATCAACCTGGAATGCCGATTTGGGAGATGAAAAAAAGGTACGGACTCTCCCATATCATTAAGTTAGCCTCAAATGAAAATCCACTCGGCCCATCCCCCAAGATCATCCGTGCCATTCTCGGTGCGCTCCCGGAGCTGCATCGTTACCCGGATACCCATACAACGACGCTAAAAGAGCATTTGGCTGATCAGCTTGAGGTAACTCCGGAGCATTTACTCGTCACGAATGGCGGTGACGAACTGATCAAGCTGATTTCCGAAACCTATCTGGAGACCGAGGACGAAATCGTCGTGCCTTCCCCGACCTTTGGTGAATATGAATTCGGCGCACATCTCATGGGGGCTGTCATCAAAACGGTTCCGCTTGAGGCCGATTATGCCTTCCATGTCTCTGCTATTTTGGCAGCCATCACAAATCGAACAAAGCTAGTCTACCTCTGTTCCCCAAACAACCCGACAGGCACCTATTTGTCTCGTCAGGACTTGACGGCATTGCTAAACCAATTGCCAGACGGGGTGCTTGTGGTACTCGACGCTGCTTACAGTCACTATGCAACGGCCGACGATTACACAACAGGTATTGAATTTGTCCGCCAAGGATACCCTGTTCTCGTCTTGCAAACCTTCTCGAAAATTTACGCGCTTGCAGGTATTCGCGTCGGATTTGGCGTCGCTCATCCATCGGTGATCCAAAAAATCCTGAAAGTAAAGGAGCCGTTTAATGTCAATTCCTTGGCACAAACAGCCGCCATTACCGCCCTTGGTGACGTGGAGCATTTTGAAAAAGCCCTCACGGAAAACACCAAAGGCCGTAAGCAGCTCTATGATGCATTCGATGAAATGAATATCCCTTATACCGTGAGTATGTCTAATTTTATCTTGGCAAAATTCGGGCCAAATGCAGGTAAGATTTATCAAGAGCTGCTGGAAAGAGGAATCATTTTGCGTTACGGAGACACTTGGGGGTTGCCGGAGCATATTCGAATCAGTGTAGGGACGCTGGAAGAAAATCAAATTCTCATCCAAAACATCCGTGAACTATTGATTATCGTAGGAAAATGA
- a CDS encoding aminotransferase class I/II-fold pyridoxal phosphate-dependent enzyme: MIQGQTPLFNGLRKHAQKNPIQFHIPGHKKGKGMDPEFRWFMGKNALSIDLINIEPLDDLHQPKGIIKQAQELAAEAFGADHTIFSVQGTSGVIMTMIMAVCHPGDKIIVPRNVHKSIMGGIILSGATPIFLHPEIDPVFGISHGITPQAVEKALQQHPDAKAVLVINPTYFGIAGDLKSIVQIAHARRVPVLVDEAHGSHVHFHPKLPLSAMQAGADMAASSMHKLGGSMTQSSLLNIQGNLVSIQRVQAIYSMLTTTSTSYLLLASLDVARKRLVTSGKTLLDQTIQLANEARAQINKINHLYCIGREIIGTNGAFAHDPTKLVISVKDLGITGYDAEKWLRDRYNIEVELSDLYNIVCIITPSDTKEDLQILVYALEELAAGSDDQGNRKARPKMQLPKIPVLAVTPRDAFYAPTEMIPVEQSVGRIIAEFVMVYPPGIPIFIPGEIISEENLIYTKKNIEAGLPVQGFEDPRLQTIRVIKE, from the coding sequence TTGATTCAAGGGCAAACGCCGCTCTTTAACGGGTTGAGAAAGCATGCCCAGAAGAATCCAATCCAATTCCATATACCAGGTCATAAGAAAGGGAAAGGGATGGATCCTGAATTTCGATGGTTCATGGGAAAAAATGCACTTTCCATCGATTTGATTAACATTGAACCATTAGACGATTTGCATCAACCAAAAGGAATTATCAAACAAGCGCAGGAATTGGCTGCTGAAGCCTTTGGCGCTGATCACACCATATTTTCTGTTCAAGGTACGAGCGGAGTCATCATGACGATGATTATGGCGGTATGTCATCCCGGGGATAAGATCATCGTGCCACGGAATGTACACAAATCTATCATGGGCGGAATTATTTTATCCGGTGCGACTCCTATCTTTTTACATCCAGAAATAGACCCTGTCTTCGGGATCTCACATGGAATTACACCACAAGCTGTGGAAAAAGCATTGCAACAGCATCCCGATGCAAAGGCAGTTCTCGTCATCAATCCAACCTATTTCGGAATTGCCGGCGACTTGAAGAGTATCGTTCAAATTGCGCATGCCAGAAGAGTGCCTGTACTTGTAGATGAAGCGCATGGCTCACATGTTCACTTTCATCCCAAGCTTCCCCTATCGGCGATGCAAGCTGGTGCAGATATGGCAGCAAGCAGTATGCATAAATTAGGAGGCTCTATGACGCAGAGCTCGTTGTTAAACATTCAGGGAAATCTGGTCTCGATTCAGCGTGTACAAGCAATCTATAGTATGCTCACGACGACATCCACCTCCTATTTACTGCTCGCTTCACTCGATGTGGCGAGAAAGCGGTTGGTGACATCCGGGAAAACGCTATTGGATCAAACGATTCAGCTGGCAAACGAAGCACGAGCACAAATCAATAAAATTAATCATCTGTACTGCATTGGGAGAGAAATTATCGGGACAAATGGAGCGTTTGCCCATGATCCGACCAAGCTGGTCATCTCGGTAAAAGACCTCGGCATTACCGGATATGATGCTGAAAAATGGCTTCGTGATCGCTATAACATTGAGGTTGAGCTATCTGACCTGTACAACATCGTTTGTATTATCACACCGAGTGATACGAAAGAAGATTTGCAAATCCTTGTCTATGCCTTGGAGGAGTTGGCTGCCGGGTCTGACGATCAAGGAAACAGAAAAGCCCGCCCGAAAATGCAGCTTCCCAAAATACCGGTACTCGCTGTCACCCCGCGCGATGCATTTTACGCACCGACAGAGATGATTCCTGTCGAACAATCCGTGGGAAGAATCATCGCGGAATTTGTCATGGTATATCCACCAGGTATTCCGATTTTTATCCCGGGTGAAATCATTTCGGAAGAGAACCTCATCTATACGAAGAAAAACATTGAGGCAGGTTTACCTGTACAGGGCTTTGAAGACCCCAGGCTACAAACCATACGTGTCATCAAGGAATAA
- the cyoA gene encoding ubiquinol oxidase subunit II, whose translation MKTSKTVRCMSFLFMFILLFLTTGCADNYIVLDPKGPIGEQQKDLMILSTLLTLIVIVPVLILTFVIVWRYRDRKGRKAKYTPNWEHSTKLEIIWWGIPIIIIALIGIGTVRYTYSLEPSKPLESEKKPITIQVTNLDWKWLFQYPEQGIATVNYVQFPEDTPVRFEVTSDAPMNSFWIPQLGGQIYAMSGMSMTLYLQADEQGEYMGSGANFTGKEFARMFFTANATSQEDFDQWVNQVKHTSPELSLDGYKELTKQGTSDVRYFSAFPEGLYEMTVTKYAASHNHGLSTRVQPPARVKE comes from the coding sequence ATGAAGACGTCCAAGACAGTACGCTGTATGTCATTTTTGTTCATGTTCATCCTGCTGTTCTTGACGACCGGTTGCGCTGATAACTATATCGTGCTCGATCCGAAAGGACCCATTGGTGAACAGCAAAAGGACTTAATGATTTTATCCACGCTTTTAACGTTAATTGTGATTGTTCCCGTACTAATTCTTACGTTTGTCATTGTATGGCGATACCGTGACAGAAAAGGCAGAAAGGCGAAGTACACGCCTAATTGGGAACACAGTACGAAACTGGAAATCATTTGGTGGGGAATTCCCATCATCATTATTGCGTTAATTGGGATCGGGACAGTTCGGTATACGTATTCGTTGGAGCCATCCAAGCCGTTGGAATCCGAGAAGAAACCGATCACGATTCAAGTGACGAATTTAGATTGGAAGTGGCTGTTCCAATATCCTGAACAAGGCATTGCCACTGTGAACTACGTGCAGTTCCCAGAGGATACGCCAGTACGCTTTGAAGTGACATCTGACGCCCCGATGAATTCATTCTGGATTCCACAGCTCGGTGGTCAGATTTATGCCATGTCCGGCATGTCTATGACTCTCTACCTGCAAGCAGATGAACAGGGTGAGTACATGGGCTCTGGTGCAAACTTTACCGGTAAAGAATTTGCGAGGATGTTCTTTACAGCGAATGCGACTTCCCAAGAAGACTTTGATCAATGGGTGAATCAGGTGAAACATACTTCCCCTGAGCTGTCGCTGGATGGTTACAAAGAGCTGACCAAACAAGGAACATCGGATGTACGCTATTTCTCTGCTTTTCCTGAAGGATTGTACGAAATGACGGTGACCAAGTATGCTGCTTCACACAATCACGGCTTATCTACGAGAGTGCAACCGCCAGCGCGGGTGAAAGAATAG